One window from the genome of Amycolatopsis sp. NBC_01480 encodes:
- a CDS encoding serine/threonine-protein kinase — translation MTDEQTRPHDPTAPASGARVVAGRYRLLGELGRGGMGVVWRAQDQVIGRAVAIKELRLPDSEGSAVFSERVLREVRAGGRLNDPAVVTVFDVVTDGGTTWIVMELVEAPTLADLVRGQGPLPAAQAAAIGERVLAALQAAHAAGIVHRDVKPANIMVAPDGRVKLTDFGIAHAIDDPRLTTSGVIVGSPAFMAPERVEGREAMPESDLWSLGATLFFAVEGLVAFERPTTAATLHAIMTEVPYLTRGSGPLAAAVLGLLVAKPEARLTAPQARALLATAAGQPPTPAPGSVTMPHPGAQPLTRVAPQPPKRGRRGWWLGAAAALVVAALVGGFFLGEPVWSPKADPQMLPTVTYGPDGYLKTALDNYQPCYNAVVQPGVVIGDDNNVECKKSHTLEVYDSADALPVENYSNDEAQVAAYPGLEAISRAAEARCATSFTSSVVPAQQRAGLTYQALVPTEREWNLTPEKSSDSPSREFYCVLARTGNGQIPAQITTKVK, via the coding sequence GTGACCGACGAACAGACGCGCCCGCACGACCCGACCGCCCCGGCCTCCGGAGCACGCGTGGTCGCCGGCCGCTACCGGCTGCTCGGCGAGCTCGGCCGCGGCGGCATGGGCGTGGTGTGGCGGGCCCAGGACCAGGTGATCGGCCGCGCGGTCGCGATCAAGGAGCTGCGGCTGCCCGACAGCGAGGGCTCGGCCGTGTTCTCCGAGCGGGTGCTGCGCGAGGTGCGCGCCGGCGGCCGGCTCAACGACCCGGCCGTGGTCACGGTGTTCGACGTGGTCACCGACGGCGGCACCACGTGGATCGTGATGGAGCTGGTGGAGGCCCCGACGCTGGCCGACCTGGTGCGCGGCCAGGGCCCGCTGCCCGCGGCGCAGGCCGCGGCGATCGGGGAGCGAGTGCTCGCCGCGTTGCAGGCCGCGCACGCCGCCGGGATCGTGCACCGCGACGTCAAGCCCGCCAACATCATGGTCGCGCCGGACGGCCGGGTGAAGCTCACCGACTTCGGCATCGCGCACGCCATCGACGACCCGCGGCTGACCACGTCCGGGGTCATCGTCGGCTCGCCGGCTTTCATGGCCCCGGAACGGGTCGAGGGCCGGGAGGCCATGCCGGAGTCGGACCTGTGGTCGCTCGGCGCGACGCTGTTCTTCGCCGTGGAAGGTTTGGTCGCGTTCGAACGGCCGACCACGGCCGCGACCCTGCACGCGATCATGACCGAGGTCCCGTACCTCACCCGGGGCAGCGGCCCGCTCGCGGCGGCGGTGCTCGGCCTGCTGGTGGCCAAGCCCGAGGCCCGGCTGACCGCCCCACAGGCCCGCGCGCTGCTGGCCACCGCCGCCGGCCAGCCGCCGACCCCGGCGCCCGGCAGCGTGACGATGCCGCACCCGGGCGCCCAGCCGCTGACCCGCGTGGCGCCGCAGCCGCCGAAGCGCGGCCGCCGCGGCTGGTGGCTGGGTGCCGCCGCGGCCCTGGTCGTCGCCGCGCTGGTGGGCGGGTTCTTCCTCGGCGAACCGGTGTGGTCGCCGAAGGCCGACCCGCAGATGCTGCCCACCGTCACCTACGGCCCGGACGGCTACCTCAAGACGGCGCTGGACAACTACCAGCCCTGCTACAACGCCGTGGTCCAGCCGGGGGTCGTGATCGGCGACGACAACAACGTCGAGTGCAAGAAGAGCCACACCCTCGAGGTCTACGACAGCGCCGACGCCCTGCCCGTCGAGAACTACAGCAACGACGAAGCCCAGGTCGCCGCCTACCCCGGGCTCGAGGCGATCAGCCGGGCCGCCGAGGCGCGCTGCGCGACGTCGTTCACCTCGTCGGTGGTGCCCGCGCAGCAGCGCGCCGGGCTCACCTACCAGGCGCTGGTGCCGACCGAGCGCGAGTGGAACCTGACCCCGGAGAAATCCAGCGACAGCCCGAGCCGCGAGTTCTACTGCGTGCTCGCCCGGACCGGCAACGGGCAGATCCCGGCGCAGATCACCACCAAGGTCAAGTAG
- a CDS encoding EamA family transporter — translation MTTELAAVAPRPHVPHRGRGSVLVLASALLFSTSGILGKPTMLAGLTPEQAATLRIGFAGLLLLVGTAVFAPQTLKVRRGEWPMLVAYGLLGVAGTQLFYFIAASRIPVGIAILLDFTSPVLIALWVRFVRRTRLPRAMWGGIALAMAGLALVAQVWEGISLDTVGLLAGLGAGVCSAGYFLIGERAVTGRDPLGLVTWGMVIGAVVVCVVAPPWTVPWPLLAGAVAFGPWTTPLWLLVVGVVLLSTVFPYLLSISSLRHLPASVASVLGLAEPVLATVLAWALLGEALTWPQVLGAAILLGGALLVQANSKAVT, via the coding sequence GTGACCACCGAACTGGCCGCCGTCGCCCCGCGGCCCCACGTCCCGCACCGCGGGCGCGGCAGTGTCCTGGTGCTGGCTTCGGCGCTGCTGTTCAGCACGTCCGGCATCCTCGGGAAGCCGACCATGCTGGCCGGGCTGACCCCGGAACAGGCGGCGACGCTGCGAATCGGCTTCGCGGGCCTGCTGCTGCTCGTGGGCACGGCCGTGTTCGCGCCGCAGACGCTCAAGGTGCGTCGCGGGGAATGGCCGATGCTGGTCGCGTACGGGCTGCTCGGCGTCGCCGGGACGCAGCTGTTCTACTTCATCGCCGCGTCCCGGATCCCGGTCGGCATCGCGATCCTGCTGGACTTCACCTCGCCGGTGCTGATCGCCCTGTGGGTCCGGTTCGTGCGCCGGACGCGGCTGCCGCGCGCGATGTGGGGCGGGATCGCGCTGGCGATGGCGGGCCTGGCGCTCGTCGCGCAGGTCTGGGAGGGCATCAGCCTCGACACCGTCGGCCTGCTCGCCGGCCTCGGCGCGGGCGTCTGCTCGGCGGGCTACTTCCTGATCGGCGAGCGCGCGGTGACCGGCCGCGACCCGCTGGGCCTGGTCACCTGGGGCATGGTGATCGGGGCGGTGGTGGTGTGCGTGGTCGCGCCGCCGTGGACGGTGCCGTGGCCGCTGCTGGCCGGCGCCGTCGCGTTCGGGCCGTGGACGACGCCGCTGTGGCTGCTGGTGGTCGGAGTGGTGCTGCTGTCGACGGTTTTCCCGTATCTGCTGAGCATCTCGTCGCTGCGGCACCTGCCCGCCTCGGTGGCGAGCGTGCTGGGATTGGCCGAACCGGTGCTCGCGACGGTCCTGGCGTGGGCGCTGCTGGGTGAGGCCCTGACCTGGCCCCAGGTACTGGGCGCGGCCATCCTGCTCGGTGGCGCTTTGCTGGTGCAGGCCAATTCGAAAGCAGTCACCTGA
- a CDS encoding toxin-antitoxin system HicB family antitoxin has product MDLTPYIANLREDLANTASAGDEQTRRAAALLSAALEPAVRLTLMNALADLAAEVTAALPGQVVDVRLDGRDVRVVVTGGAEEAPRPERPQAPPPIDGGDITRITLRLVEQIKGQAEQAAAAQGVSLNTFVAQAVQGALGQAQQQHHQRHGQWRQGSSRTETKLHGWVEG; this is encoded by the coding sequence ATGGACCTGACGCCGTACATCGCGAACCTTCGCGAAGACCTCGCGAACACGGCCTCCGCCGGGGACGAGCAGACCCGGCGGGCGGCTGCCCTGCTTTCCGCCGCGCTCGAACCCGCGGTCCGGCTGACGCTGATGAACGCGCTGGCCGACCTGGCCGCGGAGGTGACCGCCGCCCTGCCCGGACAGGTGGTCGACGTCCGCCTCGACGGCCGGGACGTCCGCGTGGTCGTCACCGGCGGCGCCGAGGAGGCGCCGCGGCCGGAGCGCCCGCAGGCGCCGCCACCCATCGACGGCGGTGACATCACGCGCATCACGCTGCGGCTGGTCGAGCAGATCAAGGGCCAGGCCGAGCAGGCCGCGGCCGCGCAGGGCGTGTCGCTGAACACGTTCGTCGCGCAGGCCGTGCAAGGGGCGCTCGGCCAGGCCCAGCAGCAGCACCACCAGCGCCACGGGCAGTGGCGCCAGGGCAGCAGCCGCACCGAGACCAAGCTGCACGGCTGGGTCGAGGGCTAG
- a CDS encoding ACT domain-containing protein, which produces MKRLAIDVRPGDYSVVRLPADAPVPAELLVPGEPALVSVTRTPEELSVICPTGREPAGGVVEHGWRLMSVRGPLEFTLTGVISALASELAAAGVALFSLSTFDTDHILVRSAELELAVKAFRDSGHEVALPA; this is translated from the coding sequence ATGAAGCGCCTCGCGATCGACGTCCGGCCGGGCGACTATTCGGTGGTGCGGCTGCCCGCCGACGCCCCGGTCCCGGCGGAGCTGCTGGTACCCGGCGAGCCGGCGCTCGTCTCGGTCACCCGCACCCCGGAAGAGCTTTCGGTGATCTGCCCGACCGGCCGCGAGCCCGCAGGCGGCGTAGTCGAGCACGGCTGGCGGCTGATGAGCGTCCGCGGCCCCCTGGAGTTCACGCTGACCGGCGTGATCTCCGCCCTGGCCTCGGAACTGGCCGCGGCCGGCGTCGCCCTGTTCTCACTGTCCACTTTCGACACTGACCACATTTTGGTGCGCTCGGCCGAGCTTGAGCTCGCGGTGAAGGCGTTCCGCGACAGCGGTCACGAGGTCGCGCTGCCCGCCTGA
- the wrbA gene encoding NAD(P)H:quinone oxidoreductase, with amino-acid sequence MSTRILVVYYSATGNAAALASALADGARETGAEVRLRTVPETAPPEAVASNPRWQAWVDAGPHHEYATLADLEWAEGIAAGGPTRFGGPPAQLKSFLDSTGGLWAQGKLADKVATSFTTASTTHGGLEATVLATNNIFYHWGAIVVPLGYGDPHLKESGNPYGGSFVSRKSAAPDELALGALRRQGKRLATITTHVATGLKAQQ; translated from the coding sequence CTGGTCGTCTACTACAGCGCCACCGGGAACGCCGCCGCGCTCGCGTCCGCACTGGCCGATGGCGCGCGCGAGACCGGGGCCGAGGTCCGGTTGCGGACGGTGCCGGAGACCGCGCCGCCCGAGGCCGTCGCGAGCAACCCGCGCTGGCAGGCCTGGGTGGACGCCGGCCCGCACCACGAGTACGCGACGCTGGCCGATCTGGAGTGGGCCGAAGGCATCGCGGCCGGCGGCCCGACCCGCTTCGGCGGCCCGCCCGCGCAGCTGAAGTCCTTTTTGGACAGCACCGGCGGCCTGTGGGCGCAGGGAAAGCTGGCCGACAAGGTCGCGACGTCGTTCACCACGGCGTCCACCACGCACGGCGGGCTCGAGGCGACCGTGCTGGCCACGAACAACATCTTCTACCACTGGGGCGCGATCGTGGTGCCGCTCGGCTACGGCGACCCGCACCTGAAGGAGTCCGGCAACCCGTACGGCGGCTCGTTCGTCTCGCGCAAATCGGCGGCGCCGGACGAACTGGCACTGGGCGCGCTGCGGCGGCAGGGCAAGCGGCTCGCCACGATCACCACGCACGTCGCCACCGGGCTGAAAGCCCAGCAATAA
- a CDS encoding RidA family protein: MIERFERPPGLGPVNGYSHAVAGAGRLVAVSGQLPVDADGSIVDPADGLAQARQVFANLGTALRAAGAGPEDVLRLTYFLTDLADLGAVRAARDEFLGDGPRPASSLVQVAGLVLPGARIEIDALAIIQA; this comes from the coding sequence ATGATCGAACGCTTCGAACGGCCGCCGGGCCTGGGCCCGGTCAACGGCTACAGCCACGCCGTGGCCGGGGCCGGTCGCCTGGTGGCGGTGTCGGGCCAGCTCCCGGTGGACGCCGACGGGTCCATTGTGGACCCCGCCGACGGCCTCGCCCAGGCCCGGCAGGTGTTCGCCAACCTGGGCACCGCACTGCGGGCAGCCGGCGCGGGGCCGGAGGATGTCCTGCGCCTGACGTACTTCCTCACCGACCTCGCGGATCTCGGCGCAGTCCGGGCCGCACGCGATGAATTCCTCGGCGACGGCCCGCGACCGGCTAGCTCGCTGGTGCAGGTCGCCGGACTGGTCCTCCCCGGCGCACGGATCGAGATCGACGCCCTCGCCATCATCCAGGCGTAG
- a CDS encoding DUF4097 family beta strand repeat-containing protein: protein MGGSTGTTRTQEFDADGPLELDVGVTIGRVELVLDRASGASVELRHDAGEQPPWVSGVSNLLSWVGERFGDQLGVDPGGSAADAVQQSRIEKTGNRLVVRAPKAWQLRNVPLSVKVHAPSGSHVEVRAGAADVTVTGSAGRADILTGSGEVVLERADGSAIVRTGTGSVKLGPTLAGLQLRTGSGSVEASSVAGSATLATGTGDVWLGAVAGEVMARTGSGDLSVAEAASGSLELITGSGEVRVGIRGGVAAEVELASAAGRVSSELEVSDVPPEAGVALRVRARTGTGNAVVTRAAG from the coding sequence GTGGGCGGGTCCACCGGCACCACGCGGACGCAGGAGTTCGACGCGGACGGGCCGCTGGAGCTGGACGTCGGCGTCACGATCGGGCGGGTCGAGCTGGTGCTCGACCGCGCGTCCGGCGCGAGCGTCGAGCTGCGGCACGACGCGGGCGAGCAGCCACCGTGGGTCAGCGGGGTCTCGAACCTGCTGTCGTGGGTCGGCGAGCGCTTCGGCGACCAGCTGGGCGTCGACCCGGGCGGCTCGGCGGCCGACGCCGTCCAGCAGTCGCGCATCGAGAAGACGGGCAACCGGCTCGTGGTCCGGGCGCCGAAGGCCTGGCAGCTGCGCAACGTGCCGCTGTCGGTCAAGGTGCACGCGCCGTCCGGGTCGCACGTGGAGGTCCGCGCGGGGGCGGCGGACGTCACGGTGACCGGCTCGGCGGGCCGCGCCGACATCCTCACCGGTTCCGGCGAGGTCGTGCTGGAGCGGGCCGACGGCTCGGCGATCGTGCGCACCGGCACCGGCAGCGTGAAGCTCGGCCCGACCCTCGCGGGGCTCCAGCTGCGCACCGGCAGCGGTTCGGTGGAGGCGTCTTCGGTGGCGGGGTCGGCGACCCTGGCCACGGGCACGGGTGACGTCTGGCTGGGCGCGGTCGCGGGCGAGGTCATGGCCCGCACCGGCAGCGGCGATCTGTCGGTCGCCGAGGCGGCGTCCGGCTCGCTCGAGCTGATCACCGGCTCGGGCGAGGTCCGGGTCGGCATCCGCGGCGGCGTCGCGGCCGAGGTGGAGCTGGCCTCCGCCGCGGGCCGGGTGTCCAGCGAGCTGGAGGTCTCCGACGTACCACCTGAAGCGGGCGTGGCACTGCGCGTCCGCGCACGCACCGGCACGGGCAACGCGGTAGTCACCCGCGCGGCCGGCTGA
- a CDS encoding Nramp family divalent metal transporter, translating to MAVAEAARPRRLARLRAGSALLGPAFVASIAYVDPGNVASNISAGARFGYLLVWVIVAANLMAVLVQYLSAKLGLVTGRSLPEVLRERMPRSARLAYWAQAEVVAVATDLAEVVGGAIALNLLFDLPLVVGGLITGAVSLVLLAVQDRGGQRTFERVVTGLLAVIAIGFLASLFVEPPSASGVASGLLPRFEGSGSVLIAAAMLGATVMPHAVYLHSGLVRDRHGAAGPEQRHRLLRATRVDVGLAMLLAGAVNLGMLLLAATNLQGQTGVDSIEGAHSAVATALGPGIALLFAIGLLASGLASTSVGAYAGAMIMEGLLRKRFPILLRRLVTLAPAIVVLGLGADPSAALVVSQVVLSFGIPFALVPLIRLTSDPALMGAEVNRRPTAVAAWLVAAVIITLNVVLIYLTFTG from the coding sequence ATGGCGGTGGCGGAAGCGGCGCGGCCGCGGCGGCTGGCCCGGTTGCGGGCGGGCTCGGCGCTGCTGGGCCCCGCGTTCGTCGCGTCGATCGCGTACGTCGATCCCGGCAACGTCGCGTCCAACATCAGCGCGGGCGCCCGCTTCGGCTACCTGCTGGTGTGGGTGATCGTCGCGGCGAATCTGATGGCTGTGCTGGTCCAGTACCTGTCGGCGAAGCTCGGCCTGGTCACCGGGCGCTCGCTGCCGGAGGTCCTGCGGGAGCGGATGCCGCGGTCGGCGCGGCTGGCCTACTGGGCGCAGGCCGAGGTGGTCGCCGTCGCCACCGATCTGGCCGAGGTGGTGGGCGGCGCGATCGCGCTGAACCTGCTGTTCGACCTGCCGCTGGTCGTCGGCGGGCTGATCACCGGGGCGGTTTCGCTGGTGCTGCTGGCGGTCCAGGACCGGGGCGGCCAGCGGACCTTCGAACGGGTCGTCACCGGGCTGCTCGCGGTGATCGCCATCGGGTTCCTGGCCAGTCTGTTCGTGGAGCCGCCTTCGGCGTCCGGCGTCGCGAGCGGGCTGCTGCCGCGGTTCGAGGGGTCCGGCAGCGTGCTGATCGCCGCCGCGATGCTCGGCGCCACCGTGATGCCGCACGCGGTCTACCTGCACTCCGGCCTGGTCCGCGACCGGCACGGGGCGGCCGGGCCCGAGCAGCGGCACCGGCTGCTGCGCGCGACCCGCGTCGACGTCGGGCTGGCGATGCTGCTGGCCGGCGCGGTCAACCTCGGCATGCTGCTGCTCGCCGCGACGAACCTCCAGGGCCAGACCGGCGTCGACTCGATCGAAGGCGCGCACAGCGCGGTCGCGACGGCGCTGGGACCCGGCATCGCGCTGCTGTTCGCGATCGGGCTGCTGGCTTCGGGGCTCGCGTCCACTTCGGTGGGTGCGTACGCCGGTGCGATGATCATGGAAGGCTTGCTGCGCAAGCGATTCCCGATCCTGCTGCGCCGCCTCGTCACGCTCGCCCCGGCGATCGTCGTGCTCGGGCTGGGCGCCGACCCGAGCGCGGCGCTGGTGGTCTCGCAGGTGGTGCTGTCGTTCGGCATCCCGTTCGCGCTCGTGCCGCTGATCCGGCTGACCTCGGACCCCGCGCTGATGGGCGCGGAGGTGAACCGGCGCCCGACCGCGGTGGCGGCCTGGCTGGTCGCGGCGGTGATCATCACGCTGAACGTGGTGCTGATCTACCTGACGTTCACGGGCTGA
- a CDS encoding ribonuclease J yields the protein MSSLPPGPGPTNLPPKLPEGALRVVALGGIGEVGRNMTVFEYDGRLLIVDCGVLFPEDTQPGVDLILPDFRAIEDRLEDIDGLVLTHGHEDHIGAVPFLLRLRPDLPIYGSRFTNALLAAKAKEHRQRPKLIEVREGERRKVGAFDLEFFAVNHSIPDALAVAIRTPAGVVLHTGDIKLDQLPLDGRLTDLAGFSRLGDEGVDLFCVDSTNAEVPGFVMPERDIGPVLDDVIRRVDQRVIVACFASHVHRVQQVLAAASRHGRRVAFVGRSMVRNMGIAADLGLLEVPEGLLVDLDQASTLPESKVLFVSTGSQGEPLSALSRMARGEHRQISIRSGDTVVLASSMIPGNETAVFGVVNGLTRLGANVVHQGNAKVHVSGHASAGELLYLYNAVRPSNVMPVHGEWKHLRANGELAIRTGVAPENVVIAEDGVVVDLVDGKASRTGRVEVGHVYVDGLSVGDVGESTLSDRLVLGEGGFISISVAVDSSTGRAVSSPTVSGRGFSDDPKALDAVVPLVEMELARTEAEGITDTHRIAQAVRRVVGRWVADTYRRRPMIVPTVIPV from the coding sequence GTGAGCTCACTTCCCCCCGGACCCGGCCCGACGAACCTCCCGCCCAAACTGCCCGAAGGGGCCCTTCGCGTAGTCGCGCTGGGCGGCATCGGCGAAGTCGGGCGCAACATGACCGTCTTCGAGTACGACGGCAGGCTGCTGATCGTCGACTGCGGCGTCCTGTTCCCCGAGGACACCCAGCCCGGCGTCGACCTGATCCTGCCGGACTTCCGGGCGATCGAGGACCGGCTCGAGGACATCGACGGCCTGGTCCTCACGCACGGGCACGAGGACCACATCGGCGCCGTCCCGTTCCTGCTCCGGCTGCGGCCGGACCTGCCGATCTACGGTTCGCGCTTCACCAACGCGCTGCTCGCGGCCAAGGCCAAGGAGCACCGCCAGCGGCCGAAGCTGATCGAGGTGCGCGAGGGCGAGCGGCGCAAGGTCGGCGCGTTCGACCTCGAGTTCTTCGCCGTGAACCACTCGATCCCGGACGCGCTGGCGGTCGCCATCCGCACCCCGGCGGGCGTGGTCCTGCACACCGGCGACATCAAGCTCGACCAGCTGCCGCTCGACGGCCGGCTGACCGACCTGGCCGGCTTCTCCCGGCTCGGCGACGAGGGCGTGGACCTGTTCTGCGTGGACTCGACCAACGCCGAGGTGCCCGGGTTCGTCATGCCGGAGCGCGACATCGGCCCGGTGCTCGACGACGTGATCCGCCGGGTGGACCAGCGCGTGATCGTCGCCTGCTTCGCCAGCCACGTGCACCGCGTGCAGCAGGTGCTCGCGGCCGCGTCACGGCACGGCCGTCGCGTCGCGTTCGTCGGCCGCTCGATGGTCCGGAACATGGGCATCGCGGCCGACCTCGGCCTGCTGGAGGTGCCCGAGGGCCTGCTGGTGGACCTCGACCAGGCGAGCACGCTGCCCGAGAGCAAGGTCCTGTTCGTCTCGACCGGGTCGCAGGGTGAGCCGCTCTCGGCGCTCTCGCGCATGGCCCGCGGCGAGCACCGGCAGATCTCGATCCGCTCCGGCGACACCGTGGTGCTGGCCAGCTCGATGATCCCGGGCAACGAGACCGCGGTGTTCGGCGTGGTCAACGGCCTGACCCGGCTCGGCGCGAACGTCGTGCACCAGGGCAACGCCAAGGTGCACGTCTCCGGGCACGCGTCCGCGGGCGAGCTGCTGTACCTGTACAACGCGGTGCGCCCGAGCAACGTGATGCCGGTGCACGGCGAGTGGAAGCACCTGCGCGCCAACGGCGAGCTGGCCATCCGGACCGGCGTGGCGCCGGAGAACGTGGTGATCGCCGAGGACGGCGTGGTCGTCGACCTGGTCGACGGCAAGGCCTCCCGCACCGGCCGCGTCGAGGTCGGGCACGTGTACGTGGACGGCCTCTCGGTCGGCGACGTCGGCGAGTCGACCCTGTCGGACCGGCTGGTGCTGGGCGAGGGCGGCTTCATCTCGATCAGCGTCGCCGTCGACTCCAGCACGGGCCGCGCGGTCAGCAGCCCGACGGTCTCCGGCCGCGGCTTCTCCGACGACCCGAAGGCGCTCGACGCCGTCGTGCCGCTGGTGGAGATGGAGCTGGCGCGCACGGAGGCCGAGGGCATCACCGACACACACCGCATCGCGCAGGCCGTGCGCCGGGTGGTGGGACGCTGGGTCGCCGACACCTACCGCCGCCGCCCGATGATCGTGCCCACGGTCATCCCGGTCTGA
- the thyX gene encoding FAD-dependent thymidylate synthase produces MAETVSPRVQLIAKTEFFPPEDVPWSTDADGGQALAEFAGRACYQSWKKPNPKTATNAGYIDHIIEVGHLSVLEHGSVSFYITGISRSLTHELIRHRHFSYSQLSQRYVPEKNAAFVEPEVIANDPELHEKFLKAAQASVDAYTELLAGLEDKFSDAPSATLRRKQARQAARAVLPNATETRIVVSGNYRAWRHFIAMRATEHADVEIRALAIDCLRELQKAAANVFADFTISTLPDGTEVASSPKVLEG; encoded by the coding sequence GTGGCCGAGACCGTGTCGCCGAGGGTTCAGCTGATCGCGAAGACGGAGTTCTTCCCGCCGGAGGACGTGCCGTGGTCGACCGACGCCGACGGCGGCCAGGCGCTGGCCGAGTTCGCCGGGCGCGCCTGCTACCAGTCGTGGAAGAAGCCGAACCCGAAGACGGCGACCAACGCCGGCTACATCGACCACATCATCGAGGTGGGGCACCTTTCGGTGCTGGAGCACGGTTCGGTGAGCTTCTACATCACCGGCATCTCGCGCTCGCTCACCCACGAGCTGATCCGGCACCGGCACTTCTCGTACTCGCAGCTTTCGCAGCGGTACGTGCCGGAGAAGAACGCCGCGTTCGTGGAGCCGGAGGTGATCGCGAACGACCCGGAGCTGCACGAGAAGTTCCTCAAGGCCGCGCAGGCGAGTGTCGACGCGTACACCGAGCTGCTGGCCGGCCTGGAGGACAAGTTCTCCGACGCGCCGAGCGCCACGCTGCGTCGTAAGCAGGCCCGTCAGGCCGCCCGCGCGGTGCTGCCGAACGCCACCGAGACCCGCATCGTGGTGAGCGGCAACTACCGCGCCTGGCGGCACTTCATCGCCATGCGCGCGACCGAGCACGCCGACGTCGAGATCCGCGCGCTGGCCATCGACTGCCTGCGCGAGCTGCAGAAGGCCGCGGCCAACGTGTTCGCCGACTTCACCATCTCCACGCTGCCCGACGGCACCGAGGTCGCGTCCAGCCCGAAGGTCCTCGAAGGCTGA
- the dapA gene encoding 4-hydroxy-tetrahydrodipicolinate synthase: MSTPPTAAPGRPFGRVLTAMATPFDSEGALDVKRAQELAEHLVELGNDGLVLNGTTGESPTTSDAEKAALVRAVVEAVGDRATVLTGAGTNNTAHSIEQAHAAAEAGAHGLLVVTPYYSRPSQAGLFAHFTAVADATELPVMLYDIPPRSIVPIEVDTLQRLAEHPRIVAVKDAKGDLIAGSEVIASTQLAYYSGDDGLNLPWISVGGAGVVSVIGHVVAGRIRAMIDAYENGDTSTARTNHRGMLPVMRAMSRLGGVAFSKAALRLRGFDIGDPRLPIVPATDDQLQLIAADLAQGGVPLGDTAASDWHGARVAQADSQAAYVAPTSHTSVGTLPR; the protein is encoded by the coding sequence ATGTCCACCCCACCTACCGCAGCGCCAGGACGGCCGTTCGGGCGTGTGCTCACCGCGATGGCGACCCCCTTCGACAGCGAAGGGGCGCTGGACGTCAAGCGGGCCCAGGAGCTCGCCGAGCACCTCGTGGAGCTGGGTAACGACGGCCTGGTCCTGAACGGCACCACCGGCGAGAGCCCCACCACGAGCGACGCGGAGAAGGCCGCTCTGGTCCGCGCCGTCGTCGAGGCGGTCGGCGACCGGGCCACCGTGCTGACCGGCGCCGGCACGAACAACACCGCGCACAGCATCGAGCAGGCCCACGCGGCCGCCGAGGCCGGCGCCCACGGCCTGCTCGTGGTCACGCCGTACTACTCGCGGCCCAGCCAGGCCGGGCTGTTCGCGCACTTCACCGCGGTCGCGGACGCCACCGAGCTGCCCGTGATGCTCTACGACATCCCGCCGCGCTCGATCGTGCCGATCGAGGTCGACACGCTGCAGCGGCTGGCCGAGCACCCGCGGATCGTCGCGGTCAAGGACGCCAAGGGCGACCTGATCGCCGGCTCCGAGGTGATCGCCAGCACCCAGCTCGCCTACTACTCCGGCGACGACGGGCTGAACCTGCCGTGGATCTCGGTCGGCGGCGCGGGCGTGGTCAGCGTGATCGGGCACGTGGTGGCCGGCCGGATCCGCGCGATGATCGACGCCTACGAGAACGGCGACACCTCCACCGCGCGCACCAACCACCGCGGCATGCTGCCGGTGATGCGGGCCATGTCCCGGCTCGGTGGCGTCGCGTTCAGCAAGGCCGCGCTGCGGCTGCGCGGCTTCGACATCGGCGACCCGCGGCTGCCGATCGTGCCCGCCACCGACGACCAGCTCCAGCTGATCGCCGCCGATCTTGCCCAGGGCGGCGTGCCGCTGGGCGACACGGCGGCCTCGGACTGGCATGGTGCACGGGTGGCACAAGCGGATTCCCAGGCGGCCTACGTGGCCCCCACTTCACACACCAGCGTTGGGACCCTGCCCCGGTGA